A window of Bacteroidales bacterium contains these coding sequences:
- a CDS encoding threonylcarbamoyl-AMP synthase: MDINEDIRNSVEVLRAGGTLLYPTDTVWGIGCDATNYQAVDKIYKIKRRFESKSLIVLLEKFDSLSTYIRKIPDITYDLLDSIDSPVTVIYSHARNLAPNVIAKDGTIGIRIVKDSFCSELISQFGRPIVSTSANISGENTPTVFNHISEEIKNQVDYVVQFKQNIYTLAKPSTIIRLYENGNYNIIRY, encoded by the coding sequence ATGGATATTAATGAAGACATACGTAATTCAGTTGAAGTGCTTCGCGCAGGAGGAACCTTGTTATATCCAACAGATACAGTTTGGGGCATCGGTTGTGATGCTACCAATTACCAGGCAGTAGATAAAATATACAAAATTAAAAGACGATTTGAATCCAAAAGCCTGATCGTGCTCCTGGAAAAATTTGATAGCCTTTCAACTTATATCCGGAAAATCCCTGATATAACCTATGATCTGCTGGATAGCATTGATAGCCCTGTTACTGTTATCTATTCTCATGCACGGAACCTTGCCCCAAATGTGATAGCAAAAGATGGAACCATCGGGATTCGTATAGTTAAGGATAGCTTCTGCAGCGAACTCATCAGTCAATTCGGAAGACCAATCGTTTCAACCTCTGCCAATATTTCAGGGGAAAATACGCCTACTGTATTCAACCATATCTCCGAGGAAATCAAAAACCAGGTGGATTATGTGGTGCAATTCAAACAAAATATTTATACCCTAGCAAAACCCTCTACGATCATTCGCTTATATGAAAACGGAAATTATAATATAATCAGGTATTGA
- a CDS encoding 2,3,4,5-tetrahydropyridine-2,6-dicarboxylate N-succinyltransferase: MNTLKLLVESAWEDRNLLLQNNTLLAINEVIEHLDKGQLRIAEPIKDGWQVNEWIKKAVILYFPIRQMEVMEAGPLEFHDKMKLKHNYKELGVRVVPHAVARYGAFLSPGVILMPSYVNIGAWVGPGTMVDTWATVGSCAQIGANVHLSGGVGIGGVLEPVQAAPVIIEDHCFLGSRCIVVEGAHIGTEAVLGANVVITGSTRIIDVSGSEPVEYKGYVPPRSVVIPGTIPKKFPAGEYQVPCSLIIGKRKESTNSKTSLNDALRDYNLAV; the protein is encoded by the coding sequence ATTAATACTTTAAAACTTCTGGTTGAATCAGCCTGGGAGGATCGGAATTTATTGCTGCAAAATAATACCTTATTAGCTATTAATGAGGTGATCGAACATCTTGATAAAGGACAGTTAAGGATTGCTGAACCCATTAAGGATGGATGGCAGGTAAACGAATGGATCAAAAAGGCTGTAATCCTGTATTTCCCAATCCGGCAAATGGAGGTAATGGAAGCTGGCCCCCTGGAATTCCATGATAAAATGAAACTTAAACATAACTATAAAGAACTGGGAGTAAGAGTTGTACCTCATGCAGTTGCCAGGTATGGTGCCTTCCTTTCACCCGGGGTAATTCTTATGCCATCCTATGTTAATATTGGTGCATGGGTCGGGCCCGGTACCATGGTTGATACATGGGCAACCGTGGGGAGCTGCGCCCAGATCGGGGCAAATGTTCACCTGAGTGGTGGAGTGGGAATCGGAGGAGTGCTGGAACCTGTTCAGGCTGCTCCTGTTATCATTGAAGATCATTGCTTCCTGGGTTCCAGGTGTATCGTAGTTGAAGGTGCTCATATTGGCACCGAAGCTGTCCTTGGAGCCAATGTTGTTATAACAGGATCCACAAGGATTATTGATGTTTCCGGTAGTGAACCGGTTGAATATAAAGGATATGTTCCACCACGATCGGTTGTGATCCCGGGAACCATCCCCAAAAAATTCCCTGCAGGCGAATACCAGGTACCATGTTCATTGATTATCGGGAAAAGAAAAGAAAGCACTAACAGCAAAACCTCGCTTAATGATGCATTAAGAGACTATAATTTAGCTGTTTAG
- a CDS encoding GWxTD domain-containing protein has translation MKKSILILLLFSLLTSAFSKPENLRAYFSYSSFFSPEHGPYLETYLSILGSSVVYVKNENGKYQGAVRITMIFKLGDSIRDFRKYDLLSPEVEDTTSINFGFLDQQRIPLPDGKYDMELSIADKNRDKAPFIIKEVLDISFPSNKINISGIELVESYQKSTDLSILSKSGYDFIPYMDNFFPSSINKLVFYSEIYNSAKVLNANEPFLIQTSIQSYETNKVFGNYQKVKRENGKAVNVVFGEFDLNALPSGNFNLVISVRDKENKELAFNSLFFQRSNLNYSYDLQSLALVDTKNSFANSFQNADSLREFTRMLFPIASADEKIFIRSQTKVAKLDVLQQFFHTFWLSRNDKDPAAAWNTYYEQVLAVNQDFKTVNKKGYETDRGRVYLQFGPPNTRTQSYDEPRAYPYEIWQYYKLGIQSNRKFVFFAREYASGDFELLHSDAKGEVVNPRWEIALHTRDTDRYQSPQQIDRMTEDPHWGNHTTDYYNLPR, from the coding sequence ATGAAGAAATCTATACTCATCCTCCTGCTTTTCAGCCTTCTGACTTCTGCCTTTAGCAAACCTGAAAATCTTAGGGCCTATTTCTCCTACTCATCATTTTTCTCTCCTGAACATGGGCCTTACCTGGAAACCTATCTTTCTATCCTGGGCTCAAGTGTTGTATATGTGAAAAATGAAAATGGCAAATACCAGGGAGCAGTCCGGATCACTATGATCTTTAAACTAGGCGATAGTATCAGGGATTTTAGAAAGTATGATTTATTAAGTCCTGAAGTTGAAGATACTACCTCAATAAACTTTGGATTCCTTGATCAACAGCGCATTCCCCTTCCCGATGGTAAATACGATATGGAACTCTCCATTGCAGATAAGAACAGGGATAAAGCGCCCTTTATAATTAAGGAAGTCCTGGACATTTCATTTCCATCAAATAAAATTAATATCTCCGGGATTGAACTGGTGGAGTCCTACCAGAAATCTACTGATCTCTCTATCTTATCTAAAAGTGGTTATGACTTTATTCCCTACATGGATAACTTTTTCCCCTCTTCAATCAATAAACTGGTTTTCTATTCTGAAATTTATAATTCAGCGAAGGTATTGAATGCCAATGAACCGTTTTTGATCCAAACATCCATTCAATCCTATGAAACAAACAAGGTTTTCGGAAACTATCAAAAGGTGAAAAGGGAGAATGGTAAAGCGGTCAACGTGGTATTTGGTGAATTTGACCTGAATGCACTTCCTTCCGGGAACTTTAACCTGGTAATTTCTGTTCGGGATAAAGAAAATAAAGAACTGGCATTTAATAGTCTTTTCTTCCAGCGCAGCAATCTCAATTATTCTTATGATCTGCAAAGCCTTGCCCTGGTAGATACAAAAAACAGTTTTGCAAATTCATTCCAGAATGCTGATTCTCTCCGGGAATTCACCCGCATGCTTTTCCCGATTGCTTCCGCAGATGAAAAGATTTTCATACGTTCTCAAACCAAAGTAGCCAAACTTGATGTCCTGCAACAGTTCTTTCACACTTTCTGGCTGAGCAGGAACGATAAAGATCCAGCAGCTGCATGGAATACCTATTATGAACAGGTGCTTGCTGTGAATCAGGATTTTAAGACGGTAAATAAAAAAGGGTATGAAACGGATAGAGGAAGAGTCTATCTTCAATTCGGACCTCCAAATACCAGGACACAATCCTATGACGAACCCAGGGCTTATCCTTATGAAATCTGGCAGTATTATAAATTAGGAATTCAATCAAACCGGAAATTTGTCTTCTTTGCCCGTGAATATGCTTCGGGAGATTTTGAATTGCTTCACTCCGATGCCAAAGGTGAAGTAGTTAATCCAAGATGGGAAATCGCACTTCATACACGCGATACTGACAGATACCAAAGTCCGCAACAAATTGACAGGATGACAGAAGACCCACATTGGGGGAATCATACAACTGATTATTACAACCTTCCGCGATAA
- a CDS encoding 2-oxoisovalerate dehydrogenase, whose protein sequence is MEKEKQFRLDTVSKETLKNWYYLMSLGRKLDERAPNYLKQALGWSYHAPYAGHDGIQLAIGQVFNKETDHLFPYYRDMLTAISAGVSAEEIILNGISKATDVASGGRHMSNHFAKPEWNIHNVSSCTGNHTLHAVGVARAIKKYGAKGVAISSQGESSTSEGYVYEAINGASNEKLPVVFVFQDNRYGISVPKKDQTANTYAADNFRGFKNLRIIHTDGKNVFASMNAMTEAKRHAEEMQEPVIVHASVVRIHSHSNSDKHELYRDDNERHCAKASDPFDRYRIQLVRSEIFTEQELNELDEQAQKDVMAAHRKALVAPDPTPESILNFVYPEAYIPTLFKDGLHQETSGRRLKLIQALNETLKEEFRLNPDTYLWGQDVANKEKGGIFNVTKGMQHEFGAVRVFNGPIAEDFIMGTADGMSRFNDKIRIVVEGAEFADYFWPAMEQYIEVSHEYWRTNGAFSPNVTIRLASGGYIGGGLYHSQNIEGALASIPGVRIVYPSFADDAAGLLRTSMRSKGPTLFLEPKALYNDPVAETFVPENFEVPFGKARIRRNGEHMSIITYGNTTHMCMAVADKIEKETGKSIEVVDIRSLIPLDKETILTSVRRTSKALVVHEDKVFGGFGGEIAAMIAEEAFEALDAPVRRVGSTFTPVGFNRILEKAILPNEDKIYLVAMELLNF, encoded by the coding sequence ATGGAAAAAGAAAAACAATTCAGATTAGACACTGTCAGTAAAGAAACACTAAAAAACTGGTATTACTTAATGAGCCTCGGGCGTAAACTGGATGAAAGAGCGCCTAATTATCTTAAACAAGCCCTCGGATGGTCATATCATGCTCCCTATGCAGGGCATGATGGAATTCAGCTGGCAATTGGCCAGGTCTTCAATAAGGAAACCGATCATCTATTCCCCTATTACAGGGACATGCTCACTGCAATTTCTGCAGGAGTTTCAGCAGAAGAAATTATTCTGAACGGTATCTCCAAAGCAACTGATGTTGCCAGCGGCGGGCGACATATGTCGAACCACTTTGCCAAACCGGAATGGAATATACATAATGTCTCTTCATGCACAGGGAATCATACCCTGCATGCTGTGGGTGTTGCCCGTGCCATTAAAAAATATGGCGCAAAAGGTGTGGCCATCAGTTCACAGGGCGAATCTTCAACCTCAGAAGGATATGTTTATGAGGCAATTAATGGAGCCTCTAATGAGAAACTGCCTGTTGTCTTCGTTTTTCAGGATAACAGGTATGGAATCTCCGTTCCTAAAAAAGATCAGACTGCCAATACCTATGCTGCTGATAACTTTCGTGGTTTTAAAAACCTGAGGATTATCCATACCGACGGAAAGAATGTTTTTGCATCAATGAATGCAATGACTGAAGCTAAACGACATGCTGAAGAGATGCAGGAGCCTGTTATTGTCCATGCTTCCGTCGTGCGCATTCATAGCCATTCCAATTCTGATAAGCATGAACTTTATCGCGACGATAATGAACGTCATTGCGCAAAAGCTTCAGATCCATTTGATCGCTACAGGATACAACTGGTTCGATCCGAAATATTCACAGAGCAAGAATTAAATGAACTGGATGAACAAGCCCAGAAAGATGTCATGGCTGCTCATCGTAAAGCCCTGGTTGCTCCCGATCCTACCCCGGAATCAATTCTAAATTTTGTTTATCCGGAAGCATATATCCCTACCCTGTTCAAGGATGGCCTTCACCAGGAAACCTCAGGGAGAAGGCTTAAACTTATCCAGGCCCTGAATGAGACATTAAAAGAAGAATTTCGCCTGAATCCTGATACTTACCTCTGGGGACAGGATGTTGCCAATAAGGAAAAAGGCGGTATTTTTAATGTTACCAAGGGAATGCAACACGAATTCGGTGCCGTAAGGGTCTTTAATGGACCTATTGCCGAAGATTTCATTATGGGTACTGCCGATGGCATGAGCCGGTTTAATGATAAAATCAGGATTGTTGTTGAAGGTGCAGAATTTGCTGATTATTTCTGGCCTGCCATGGAACAGTATATTGAAGTAAGCCACGAATACTGGAGAACAAATGGTGCATTCTCGCCAAACGTTACCATCCGCCTGGCTTCAGGTGGTTATATTGGTGGCGGTTTGTATCACTCTCAAAATATTGAAGGAGCATTAGCCTCAATACCGGGTGTCAGAATCGTTTATCCTTCTTTTGCTGATGATGCAGCCGGTTTATTGAGGACCAGTATGCGTTCAAAAGGGCCTACCCTGTTCCTTGAACCAAAAGCACTTTATAATGATCCGGTTGCCGAAACTTTTGTCCCTGAAAATTTTGAAGTCCCTTTTGGAAAAGCCCGTATCCGGCGCAATGGAGAACATATGAGTATTATCACTTATGGTAATACTACCCATATGTGTATGGCTGTTGCAGATAAAATCGAAAAAGAAACAGGAAAATCAATAGAAGTAGTTGATATCCGATCACTGATTCCTTTGGATAAAGAGACAATCCTTACTTCCGTTCGTAGAACCAGCAAAGCACTGGTGGTTCATGAAGATAAAGTTTTCGGTGGATTTGGAGGTGAAATTGCCGCTATGATCGCAGAAGAAGCATTCGAAGCACTGGATGCCCCTGTGCGTCGCGTCGGCTCCACTTTTACCCCTGTCGGATTTAACAGGATCCTGGAAAAAGCCATTCTTCCCAATGAAGATAAGATTTACCTGGTTGCCATGGAACTTCTGAACTTCTAG